In Myxococcus stipitatus, the genomic window GTGAGCGCGTCATCCACCCGTATCTCGACCCGCACGTCCGGATACGCGCGCAGGAACCGCGCGACGACGGGCAGCAGCGCCAGGTGCGCCGACTGCCGGGCCGCGTTGAGGCGCAACGTCCCCATGGGCTGGCCCCGGAACGCGTTCAGGTCCTCCAGCGCGTCGCGGATGTCCAGGAACGCCGGCCGCACCCGCGCGTAGAGCCGCTCCCCCGCCTCCGTCAGCGCCACGCTGCGCGTCGTCCGGTTGACCAGCCGCACGCCCAACCGCGCCTCGATGCCCCGCAGCGCATGGCTCAGCGCCGAGGGCGTCACCCCCAGCTCCGCCGCCGCCTTCCGGAAGCTGCGGTGCGTGGCGACGGACAGGAACGCGGACAGCGCGGCGGGGTCGATGCGCTTCATTGATGAAAGCACCTCAACAGCTCGATGAACGTCCGAGAGATTCTCTCATCAAAACGGAATCCGTACCTTCTCTCCATACCGGCCGACACCGTCGTCGGCGGTCCCACGAAGGGGAGTCCCTCATGCGAGTCTGGTTCATCACCGGTGCGTCCCGTGGTTTTGGTGCCCTCATCGCCGCCGAGGCGCTGGCCGCGGGCGACGCCGTCGTCGCCACCGCGCGCAACCCCGCCGACGTCACCGCGAAGCTGGGCGAGCACCCCCGCCTGCTGGCCGCGAAGCTCGACATCACCCAGGAGTCCCAGGCCCGGGAGGCCGTGGAGGCGGCCGTCCAGCGCTTCGGCCGCATCGACGTGCTGGTGAACAACGCGGGCTTCGGGCTGCTCGGGGCCGTCGAGGAGGCGAGCGCCCAGGACGTGGAGCGCGTCTTCCGCACCAACGTCTTCGGCCTGCTCACCGTCACCCGCGCCGTGCTGCCACGCATGCGCCAGCAGCGCTCCGGGCACATCCTCAACTTCTCGTCCATCGGCGGCTACGCGTCCGCGCCGGGCTGGGGCGTCTACTGCGCCACGAAGTTCGCGGTGGAGGGCCTCTCCGAGGCCATGGCCGGCGAGCTGGCCCCGCTCGGGGTGCACGTCACCATCGTGGAGCCCGGCTACTTCCGCACGGACTTCCTCGACGGCCAGTCGCTCGCCGTCTCCCGCGAGCGCATCACCGACTACGACGGGACGTCCGGCGCCATCCGCCAGCACGCGCAGGTGATGAAC contains:
- a CDS encoding oxidoreductase gives rise to the protein MRVWFITGASRGFGALIAAEALAAGDAVVATARNPADVTAKLGEHPRLLAAKLDITQESQAREAVEAAVQRFGRIDVLVNNAGFGLLGAVEEASAQDVERVFRTNVFGLLTVTRAVLPRMRQQRSGHILNFSSIGGYASAPGWGVYCATKFAVEGLSEAMAGELAPLGVHVTIVEPGYFRTDFLDGQSLAVSRERITDYDGTSGAIRQHAQVMNHSQPGNPAKLARAIVTLVNAPQPPLRLALGSDTLERIAEKNREVNRELEAWRALSLSTDGFEETQGAHA